One region of Zingiber officinale cultivar Zhangliang chromosome 7B, Zo_v1.1, whole genome shotgun sequence genomic DNA includes:
- the LOC122006156 gene encoding uncharacterized protein LOC122006156: protein MCILCVVPRWSRRIATLLPWLLIPVLFFWGMSPFLPPGLRFEITSPRIACLCILVVTLIWYKGVVPMLNYWQACRTAREQERQRALAIKMQQLLKTATRRCRNCHTTYRDQNPAGGRFMCSYCGHVSKRPVLDLPRSVGSSWFSKFMGNYRWLWSQDSQAQRNINVRWLCRLIFRHRSREDGSNTDRKGVLYRRGDNGGNLQENRCEKMKRKAEEKRQAKLEREMLEEEERKQREEVAKLVEERRKLRDENVKTERETSNSSVPDGERDNRKQADKKRDERRKDKDRGSSKSNSDVEDLEKRASRATERKHEFHKKTDNERQDSMGSTTLISKSHTMEASHGNKVTASKTKYSSHITGNSPSSARSFGSSILFGRNMQNPTSSVTKPIKQVAGFMNPSSKNARDFQGAGDVIVNAMSSGNSGVTKSNLNQPMNSYVQPRQSTLKKPWHQLFTHSAPVSTNSESTNLICQNNHGQVEAQNMDLKDQTLIPNSSYDNSVNFVQPLPFNSMTSPNGVFNSTLFTNIKDSAQSFISDEAEIYEDPCYVPDMISLLGPVSEELDNFPLDARSNFLDDNMAEPHVLKNAFASVNISKPSPIECPISRFQNSEEKQNAFGPVSCTLKYQEPLMVNVDESQGMWQMWETPHSQNTMGLLGGPSSWLLAMGQQNLKQDDIPNPLLNNTLLSQSMKVNPALLRTKPPLPVHDGVLQNEITYGAYSAGMNGSNSWIKTPPLQSLPSDGVNLFLPPNLIDNMQHVDTTEVSPNKSGSDYSILSSVDWVRPHPVGTKEWPHSQKSEISHLGKANTESQPSFRLKETLYTVNETMFPNAYDLTSHEDI, encoded by the exons ATGTGTATACTTTGTGTGGTTCCGAGGTGGTCGCGAAGGATTGCCACCTTGCTGCCTTGGCTTCTGATACCGGTTCTCTTTTTTTGGGGCATGTCGCCGTTCCTCCCTCCGGGGCTCCGCTTCGAGATCACTTCTCCTCGGATCGCTTGCCTTTGCATCCTCGTCGTGACCCTCATCTGGTACAAGGGAGTGGTGCCTATGCTGAATTATTGGCAGGCCTGTCGGACAGCTCGTGAACAGGAGCGGCAGCGTGCGCTTGCAATCAAAATGCAACAGCTTTTGAAGACTGCCACCCGCCGATGCCGGAATTGTCACACCACTTACAGAGACCAGAATCCTGCTGGAGGCCGGTTCATGTGCTCATACTGTGGTCATGTTTCTAAAAGGCCCGTCTTGGATCTTCCACGTTCAGTTGGGAGCTCATGGTTCAGTAAGTTTATGGGGAATTATAGATGGTTATGGAGTCAGGATTCGCAAGCCCAGAGAAACATCAA TGTTAGATGGCTTTGTAGATTGATATTCAGACACAGATCAAGAGAAGATGGTTCTAACACAGACCGTAAAGGGGTGCTATATAGGAGAGGGGATAATGGAGGAAACCTGCAGGAAAACAGGTGTGAGAAAATGAAAAGGAAAGCTGAAGAGAAACGTCAGGCCAAGTTGGAAAGAGAGATgctggaagaggaagagaggaagcaaAGAGAAGAGGTTGCTAAGTTggtagaagaaagaagaaaattaagAGATGAGAACGTGAAGACTGAGAGAGAAACTTCGAATAGCTCTGTTCCTGATGGGGAAAGGGACAATAGGAAGCAAGCAGATAAAAAAAGAGATGAGAGAAGAAAGGACAAGGATAGGGGATCTAGTAAAAGCAATTCTGATGTTGAGGATTTAGAGAAGCGAGCGAGCAGGGCTACTGAGAGAAAACATGAGTTCCACAAGAAGACTGACAATGAGAGACAGGATTCAATGGGAAGCACAACATTGATATCAAAATCACACACCATGGAAGCTTCACATGGAAATAAGGTGACAGCAAGTAAAACAAAATACTCTAGTCATATAACTGGCAATTCTCCATCTTCTGCAAGAAGTTTTGGCAGTTCCATACTTTTTGGGAGAAATATGCAGAACCCAACTAGTTCTGTAACTAAACCAATCAAACAAGTTGCAGGCTTCATGAATCCTTCTTCCAAAAATGCAAGAGATTTTCAAGGTGCTGGAGATGTAATTGTTAATGCTATGTCAAGTGGAAATAGTGGAGTTACAAAGAGCAATCTTAATCAGCCT atgaattcttatgtGCAACCACGTCAATCTACTTTAAAGAAACCATGGCATCAACTATTTACCCATTCAGCTCCTGTTTCCACAAACTCTGAGTCAACTAATCTGATATGTCAAAACAATCATGGTCAAGTAGAAGCTCAGAATATGGACTTAAAGGATCAAACATTGATTCCTAACAGTTCTTATGATAATTCAGTTAATTTTGTGCAACCATTGCCTTTCAATTCTATGACATCACCTAATGGTGTATTTAATAGCACCTTATTTACTAACATTAAGGATTCAGCACAAAGTTTTATATCAGATGAAGCAGAAATTTATGAAGACCCGTGCTATGTCCCAGATATGATATCCTTGCTTGGTCCAGTTTCTGAGGAGCTTGATAATTTTCCATTGGATGCACGGTCTAATTTTCTTGATGATAATATGGCTGAGCCTCATGTCTTAAAGAATGCTTTTGCTTCTGTAAACATATCCAAACCTTCTCCAATTGAGTGCCCAATTTCAAGATTTCAAAATTCAGAAGAAAAGCAGAATGCTTTTGGCCCAGTTTCATGTACCTTAAAGTATCAGGAGCCACTAATGGTGAATGTGGATGAGTCACAGGGTATGTGGCAGATGTGGGAAACTCCACACAGTCAGAATACAATGGGATTATTAGGCGGGCCTTCCAGCTGGCTTTTGGCTATGGGACAACAGAATTtaaaacaagatgatataccaaatcCATTATTAAACAACACATTGTTGTCACAGAGCATGAAGGTGAACCCTGCACTTTTGAGAACTAAGCCTCCACTGCCCGTTCATGATGGCGTGCTGCAGAATGAAATCACATATGGTGCATACAGTGCTGGTATGAATGGGAGTAATTCTTGGATAAAGACACCACCTTTGCAATCATTGCCTTCTGATGGGGTTAACCTGTTTCTTCCACCAAATCTCATAGATAATATGCAACACGTTGATACCACAGAAGTtagtccaaacaagtctggatCTGATTACTCTATTTTATCTTCGGTTGATTGGGTGAG GCCTCATCCTGTTGGCACAAAGGAGTGGCCTCACAGTCAGAAAAGTGAAATATCTCATCTTGGCAAAGCAAATACAGAGTCACAGCCATCATTCAGACTAAAAGAGACATTATACACCGTAAATGAGACAATGTTTCCAAATGCATATGACCTCACCTCTCATGAGGACATTTGA